A part of Paenibacillus sp. IHBB 10380 genomic DNA contains:
- a CDS encoding metallophosphoesterase family protein, which produces MNLFVVGDVHGCFHTFKGLLDQHWNPDKERLVQLGDLIDRGNDTPGTLLLAKELKKRYGANAVFLMGNHEYEFSQHIENGPNEYWLPQCGFATLDQLRSANMGLQEVAEWISELPLVWENEHVMISHAGIADQVEFPFEEGNEIGVLWNRTPLKNIGRLQIIGHTPCKSGRPEYEETSHSWNIDTGAYRKVAMSAIRVTTLGEVLEIVQFNVDPRDVSEND; this is translated from the coding sequence ATGAATCTATTCGTCGTCGGGGATGTACATGGCTGCTTTCATACGTTTAAAGGGCTTCTTGACCAGCATTGGAATCCTGATAAGGAGCGCCTTGTCCAACTAGGGGATTTAATCGATCGTGGAAACGATACGCCGGGAACGCTCCTTTTGGCTAAGGAACTAAAAAAGCGGTATGGTGCGAACGCTGTTTTTCTCATGGGTAACCATGAATACGAGTTTTCACAGCATATAGAGAATGGTCCTAACGAATATTGGCTTCCGCAATGTGGCTTTGCAACGCTAGATCAGCTTAGGTCCGCTAACATGGGACTGCAGGAGGTAGCAGAATGGATCAGTGAGCTTCCTCTCGTCTGGGAGAATGAGCATGTAATGATAAGCCATGCTGGTATTGCAGATCAGGTAGAGTTCCCATTCGAAGAAGGAAATGAGATAGGAGTGCTTTGGAATCGCACACCGTTGAAAAATATTGGTAGACTTCAAATTATCGGCCACACCCCTTGCAAGTCTGGCCGGCCTGAGTATGAGGAGACGTCCCATTCGTGGAATATTGATACCGGAGCTTACCGGAAAGTCGCAATGAGTGCTATTCGAGTCACCACACTAGGTGAAGTGCTCGAGATTGTTCAGTTTAATGTCGATCCAAGAGATGTGAGTGAAAACGATTAA
- a CDS encoding TetR/AcrR family transcriptional regulator, translating to MNLARPINEEKRQERRSCILKEAVVLFAENGYSNTTTALIAQSVGVTAGTIFQYFPNKEALFYAAVLEPLADIQVKWLACLKEEGTPGVLIKNMVEEQFNHIYFYTSELRLVQYVLGQRIRFPELTQMVLESTKVMTDTIECVYAKGQLMGEFNKNFSPAMISRAYISFLNGVGLTLGESIIHHPEWGNLKEHALYLFAPIQPKEKLEESE from the coding sequence ATGAACTTGGCAAGACCAATCAATGAAGAAAAAAGACAGGAGCGGCGTAGTTGTATCCTAAAAGAAGCCGTTGTCCTGTTCGCAGAAAATGGATATTCTAATACCACAACGGCTCTCATTGCGCAGAGTGTGGGAGTGACTGCTGGAACCATTTTTCAATATTTCCCTAACAAAGAAGCTTTATTCTACGCCGCTGTCCTCGAGCCGCTTGCTGATATTCAGGTGAAATGGCTTGCTTGTCTAAAAGAAGAGGGAACGCCGGGCGTATTAATTAAGAACATGGTAGAAGAACAATTCAATCATATCTACTTCTATACAAGTGAATTGCGTCTTGTTCAATATGTCCTAGGACAACGGATAAGATTTCCTGAACTTACACAGATGGTCCTTGAAAGTACAAAAGTAATGACAGATACTATCGAATGCGTCTATGCCAAGGGACAGTTAATGGGAGAATTCAACAAAAACTTTTCACCAGCTATGATCTCTCGTGCCTATATCTCTTTCTTAAATGGGGTAGGCTTAACTCTTGGAGAAAGTATTATTCATCACCCCGAGTGGGGAAATTTGAAGGAGCATGCCTTATATTTGTTCGCACCCATACAACCTAAAGAAAAACTGGAGGAGTCTGAATGA
- a CDS encoding alpha/beta hydrolase — translation MSQTSLQPDLTFNVRVKKRKKILWSLGIVLLLVIALVFFISHKVVDTLLHHPRDTDVSYGLNIDKTPYEEVEFKSLKNDNTIRGTFFPVSGLSDKESNKTIIVVHGYTSNRLVKGRTQKLVEHFVPKGYNVLAFDLSSQGNSDGDLITLGLNEKYDLLGAVSYLKSRDHTGDNIGVIGFSMGAATSLLATSESDDIKAVIADSPFRNAGLFLREGLPFFSGLPAFPFSYTSTWMANWVFKVDLDSISPMDAVKKMQDKPVMLIHGTGDQQISYKNTEAIFESLKDDPYAEVWYPHNTEHIDAINHYPTEYFQRVDRFMDKYIGKE, via the coding sequence ATGAGTCAAACATCATTACAACCCGATCTGACATTTAACGTTCGTGTGAAAAAACGGAAGAAAATTTTATGGAGCCTAGGGATCGTACTTTTGCTTGTGATCGCTCTTGTATTTTTTATATCTCATAAAGTAGTAGACACCTTGTTACACCACCCTAGAGACACTGATGTCAGCTACGGATTGAATATCGATAAAACTCCCTACGAAGAGGTCGAGTTCAAGAGTTTGAAAAATGATAATACGATTAGAGGTACCTTCTTTCCTGTAAGTGGCCTTTCTGATAAAGAAAGTAATAAAACGATTATTGTCGTCCATGGATATACGAGCAATCGTTTAGTCAAAGGGCGGACCCAAAAGTTAGTAGAGCATTTCGTTCCGAAAGGCTATAATGTATTGGCATTTGACCTCAGCTCGCAAGGTAATTCCGATGGTGATTTGATTACACTGGGCCTCAATGAAAAATACGATTTGCTAGGAGCTGTAAGCTATTTAAAATCCAGAGACCATACGGGTGATAACATTGGAGTTATCGGCTTTTCAATGGGTGCTGCTACTTCTTTGCTAGCCACAAGTGAAAGTGATGACATCAAAGCCGTAATTGCGGATAGTCCTTTTCGTAATGCTGGTCTATTTCTGAGAGAGGGTTTGCCCTTCTTTTCAGGTTTACCTGCGTTTCCATTCAGTTATACATCGACATGGATGGCAAATTGGGTCTTTAAGGTTGATCTTGATTCCATATCTCCTATGGATGCGGTAAAAAAGATGCAAGACAAGCCAGTTATGCTCATTCATGGTACTGGAGATCAGCAAATTAGTTATAAAAATACAGAAGCAATTTTTGAGTCATTAAAAGATGACCCATATGCAGAAGTATGGTACCCGCATAATACGGAGCATATCGATGCCATCAATCATTACCCCACTGAATATTTCCAAAGAGTAGATCGCTTTATGGATAAGTATATAGGAAAAGAGTAG
- a CDS encoding lipase family protein, producing MGNNNEQEQWAIFLAAICGQTYAQFTNTDGSFVVPLNYSVSDTIQAKSISNVWERFGFILESPQEIIIAFRGTSSTTNWISNIIASQKRFKYIKEDCLTHRGFTDIYSSARSKITFALSRLSPDKTLYITGHSLGAALATLCAIDIAANTSYISPNLFTYGSPRVGDPTFTKTFTKYVRNSYRIANPFDVVTHAPPSIYKLPKREKKYYYSHVQTLSSLSFQNGSVNLNHIIGSYFTELSKLQPKFTQLLCLTNPGFCPVIESTSQK from the coding sequence GTGGGTAACAATAATGAACAAGAGCAATGGGCTATCTTTCTAGCTGCAATCTGCGGACAGACCTATGCACAATTTACAAATACGGACGGTTCGTTCGTCGTTCCATTGAATTATTCGGTCAGTGATACTATTCAAGCGAAATCCATCAGCAACGTATGGGAACGCTTCGGGTTTATTCTGGAGTCTCCGCAAGAAATTATTATTGCCTTTCGGGGAACTAGCTCGACGACCAATTGGATATCTAACATCATCGCCTCACAAAAGAGATTCAAATATATTAAGGAAGACTGTCTTACACATCGCGGCTTCACAGACATCTATTCCTCAGCTCGTAGTAAGATTACCTTCGCACTCTCTAGATTGTCTCCCGACAAGACATTATACATTACAGGTCATAGCCTTGGTGCAGCACTCGCGACATTATGTGCTATTGATATTGCAGCCAATACTAGTTACATCTCACCCAACTTGTTTACATATGGGTCCCCACGTGTAGGCGATCCGACCTTCACGAAAACTTTTACAAAGTATGTTCGGAACAGCTACCGTATTGCTAATCCCTTTGACGTCGTAACACATGCTCCACCATCTATCTACAAGCTGCCCAAGCGGGAAAAAAAGTACTATTACAGTCATGTCCAAACCCTCTCGTCGCTGTCTTTTCAAAATGGATCAGTTAACCTCAATCACATTATCGGAAGCTATTTCACAGAGCTCTCCAAACTCCAACCGAAATTCACCCAATTGTTATGTTTAACGAATCCTGGATTCTGTCCAGTCATTGAATCGACATCACAAAAGTAA
- a CDS encoding helix-turn-helix transcriptional regulator → MIKNRIKVLRAERDWTQADLAEHVGISRQAVISIEKYKYTPSLELAFKIAKAFNVSINEVFVPEEDEEK, encoded by the coding sequence TTGATTAAAAATCGTATTAAAGTTTTGAGAGCTGAACGTGACTGGACACAAGCTGATTTGGCAGAACATGTTGGGATTTCACGACAAGCAGTCATATCCATTGAGAAATATAAATATACACCTTCGTTAGAGTTAGCTTTCAAAATTGCGAAGGCATTTAATGTATCCATTAATGAAGTATTTGTACCTGAGGAGGATGAAGAAAAATGA
- a CDS encoding NAD(P)H-dependent oxidoreductase, which yields MSDLEVKKNEILSSFRFRHATKEFDPTKKISDADFHYILETGRLSPSSYGFEPWKFVIVQNQDIRAKLAEHASGAKKQLPTASHFMIILSRLPKDMVASSDYIKGMMENVQKLSPETAQGKQTTYDHFLKIGFAIEDEPRVMFEWACRQTYIALGNMMNAAALIGIDSCPIEGFNREKISEVLVAEGIMDLEHFGISVMAAFGYRLHDPSEKTRQSAQQVIEWVE from the coding sequence ATGAGTGATCTAGAGGTTAAGAAAAATGAAATTCTATCGTCATTTCGATTTCGACATGCAACTAAAGAATTTGATCCTACTAAGAAAATAAGTGATGCTGACTTTCATTATATATTGGAGACAGGTCGTTTATCACCAAGCTCGTATGGCTTTGAACCATGGAAATTTGTTATTGTGCAAAATCAGGACATTCGTGCCAAGCTTGCTGAACATGCATCAGGCGCCAAAAAGCAGTTACCAACAGCGAGTCATTTTATGATTATTCTGTCGAGATTACCTAAAGATATGGTTGCAAGCTCTGATTATATTAAAGGAATGATGGAGAATGTCCAGAAGCTGTCACCCGAAACTGCACAGGGGAAGCAGACAACCTATGATCATTTTTTGAAAATAGGTTTTGCAATTGAAGATGAGCCCAGAGTTATGTTCGAATGGGCCTGCCGTCAAACTTATATTGCATTAGGTAACATGATGAATGCTGCCGCTTTGATTGGCATTGATTCTTGCCCAATTGAAGGTTTTAACAGAGAGAAAATCAGCGAAGTATTAGTTGCAGAAGGGATTATGGACCTCGAACATTTTGGTATTTCTGTTATGGCTGCTTTTGGCTATAGGTTACATGACCCATCTGAAAAGACACGTCAATCTGCGCAGCAAGTCATTGAGTGGGTGGAATAA
- a CDS encoding histidine kinase dimerization/phospho-acceptor domain-containing protein: protein MIANISHDLRTPFTAIKGYRQLIAKKELSDDQRHKLQIA from the coding sequence TTGATTGCAAATATCTCACATGATCTACGAACGCCGTTTACGGCGATTAAGGGGTATCGGCAGCTTATAGCTAAGAAGGAGTTGTCGGACGATCAGCGGCACAAGCTGCAAATCGCCTAA
- a CDS encoding ATP-binding protein, which produces MHAEPEPNLERINLTNLVTECLAESIADFEEKNLAVHIEETVPVFACADKEMVIRIIQNLIRNCVAHSDGDIEVQIWTTQNAVISFRNHVKNASELDVNWIFERFYTANKAKSRTTGLGLSIVRFLAEQLGGSTSASIEDGFLKIKVELPDANADCNPAAFED; this is translated from the coding sequence GTGCACGCGGAGCCGGAGCCTAATCTGGAGCGAATCAATCTGACGAACCTTGTCACGGAGTGCCTTGCAGAATCCATTGCGGATTTTGAAGAAAAGAATTTAGCGGTGCATATTGAAGAAACTGTGCCGGTGTTTGCTTGTGCCGATAAAGAAATGGTCATACGAATTATTCAAAACCTGATCCGCAACTGTGTCGCGCATTCCGATGGAGATATAGAGGTACAAATATGGACTACGCAAAATGCGGTCATATCGTTTAGAAATCACGTGAAAAATGCTTCTGAACTGGATGTTAACTGGATTTTTGAGCGTTTTTATACTGCCAATAAAGCAAAGAGCAGAACCACAGGTCTAGGGTTGTCCATTGTCAGGTTTCTAGCCGAGCAGTTAGGCGGCAGCACAAGTGCGTCCATAGAAGACGGATTCCTAAAGATAAAAGTTGAACTTCCGGATGCTAATGCCGATTGTAATCCAGCAGCCTTTGAAGACTAA
- a CDS encoding helix-turn-helix domain-containing protein: protein MYKRIRDLREDKDLTQQKMAEFLNISQTTYSRYENGNLDVPSVVLIKLAGFHKVSVDYILGQTDNPKRSTGKKE, encoded by the coding sequence GTGTATAAGAGAATTCGCGATCTACGCGAAGACAAGGATTTAACACAACAAAAGATGGCTGAGTTTTTAAATATCTCACAAACAACCTACTCCCGCTATGAAAATGGGAATTTGGATGTACCAAGTGTTGTGTTAATTAAATTAGCCGGTTTCCACAAGGTAAGCGTTGACTATATTCTTGGTCAAACGGACAACCCTAAGCGTTCCACAGGTAAAAAAGAATAA
- a CDS encoding DUF6809 family protein yields the protein MKSILEEIYYGNWRPDESIKSTDHRSQQINQKVSDSMTDYNKNLSKHDFEQLEKLLDWIGELNSMHAAAAFTHGYRTGALMMIEVFSGEKESTHE from the coding sequence ATGAAGAGTATCTTGGAGGAAATATATTACGGGAACTGGCGCCCAGATGAATCAATAAAGTCTACCGATCACAGATCCCAGCAGATTAATCAGAAAGTCAGCGACTCCATGACAGACTATAATAAGAATTTATCAAAACATGATTTTGAACAACTTGAAAAGTTATTAGACTGGATAGGCGAGTTGAATTCCATGCACGCGGCAGCAGCGTTCACCCACGGCTATCGAACGGGAGCTTTAATGATGATTGAAGTATTTAGTGGAGAGAAGGAATCTACTCATGAGTAG
- a CDS encoding ATP-dependent nuclease, translating to MQISKLCLKNFRSFGDSGTTISLNKLSGFVGENSSGKTALIHGLVKLFGVSSHDRALEKSDFHIPVQTTIESIKEHWLSIEARIDFPELVDSSGDSQSKNSLPPFFNQLVVRSTAEAPYLRVRLIAKWTAGNTPEGEIEQKLYFVTVAEGIDESDEDLVPVTPHQRSAIQVIYVPAVREPSIQLKNASGTILWRILNNISWPDDIDDTIKIKMEPVNELFDGIDGVAQIRSVIGEEWKKYHKDVRYQDAKLQFNSSTLASILKKIEVSFSPTHDLGEYSVDKLGDGLRSLFYLSLVSSLLEAEIKITGKSNASLTLLAVEEPENHISPHLLGRVMENLKDISKKENAQVVLTSHSASIIKRVDPENLAHLRIDQTSFTTIVKKIVLPSKTSDAYTYIKEAVRAYPEIYFSRLVILGEGDSEEIVIPRILEINELYPDDYGISIVPLGGRHVNHMWKLLNELDIPHITLLDLDRERGGGGWGRIKYAINQLLLNGRVRDELLTVWYPEGDGFREDILTENQLEIFEKNPMTPEWIKSMNDFWLPRLMEDKYNVFYSAPLDLDFLMLETFPDAYKKTVPRGPSIPSRADDLQNYNKKIKGGIIAALKNEKSTGYTYTEKQHELMVWYNTLFLGRSKPSTHIEALLKIDDDDLLIFMPEVFTKLVERVKELLERNV from the coding sequence ATGCAAATATCAAAGTTATGTCTAAAGAACTTCAGAAGCTTTGGTGACAGCGGAACAACAATAAGCTTGAATAAACTTTCTGGTTTCGTAGGAGAAAACTCTTCAGGTAAAACTGCATTAATACATGGTTTAGTTAAGCTTTTTGGAGTATCCTCACATGATCGTGCGTTAGAAAAATCAGACTTTCATATTCCCGTTCAAACTACAATAGAGTCGATAAAGGAACATTGGTTATCAATTGAAGCTCGAATAGATTTCCCTGAATTAGTAGATAGCTCTGGAGATAGTCAAAGTAAAAATAGTTTACCACCATTTTTTAATCAACTCGTGGTTCGTTCAACTGCCGAGGCACCTTATCTACGTGTGAGATTAATTGCTAAATGGACTGCTGGTAATACTCCTGAAGGAGAAATTGAACAAAAGTTGTACTTCGTAACTGTAGCCGAAGGAATTGATGAATCAGATGAGGATTTGGTACCTGTTACTCCACATCAACGTTCAGCAATACAAGTCATTTACGTACCAGCAGTAAGAGAGCCATCCATACAACTTAAAAATGCTTCGGGTACAATTCTTTGGAGAATTTTAAATAACATCTCATGGCCAGATGATATTGACGACACCATAAAAATAAAAATGGAGCCTGTGAACGAATTATTCGATGGGATAGATGGGGTTGCTCAGATAAGAAGTGTTATTGGTGAAGAATGGAAGAAATATCATAAGGATGTTCGATATCAAGATGCTAAATTACAGTTTAACAGTTCAACATTAGCTTCAATATTAAAAAAGATTGAGGTGTCATTTTCTCCAACTCATGATTTGGGTGAATATAGTGTCGATAAACTTGGGGATGGACTTAGGTCTTTGTTCTATCTATCGTTGGTGTCATCGTTACTGGAAGCCGAGATAAAAATTACTGGCAAGTCAAATGCCTCTCTGACTCTCCTTGCTGTAGAAGAACCAGAAAATCATATATCGCCACACTTACTTGGTAGAGTTATGGAAAATTTAAAGGATATTTCAAAAAAGGAAAATGCACAAGTTGTATTAACATCACATAGTGCTTCAATAATCAAGCGAGTTGACCCAGAAAATTTAGCCCATCTGAGAATTGATCAAACTAGTTTCACGACAATTGTGAAGAAGATTGTTCTGCCTAGTAAGACATCAGATGCATACACATATATTAAAGAAGCCGTGAGAGCCTATCCCGAAATATATTTTTCGAGATTGGTCATTTTGGGCGAAGGTGATTCAGAAGAGATTGTTATTCCGAGAATATTGGAGATAAACGAATTATATCCTGATGATTATGGAATATCGATCGTACCACTTGGAGGAAGACATGTTAATCACATGTGGAAACTTCTTAATGAGTTAGATATTCCACATATTACTTTATTAGACCTTGATCGTGAACGAGGTGGCGGTGGGTGGGGCAGGATTAAATATGCAATCAATCAGTTATTGTTAAACGGCCGAGTGCGTGATGAATTATTAACAGTATGGTATCCAGAAGGTGATGGTTTTAGAGAAGATATCCTTACTGAAAATCAACTTGAAATTTTTGAAAAAAATCCGATGACTCCTGAGTGGATAAAATCGATGAATGATTTTTGGCTGCCAAGATTAATGGAGGACAAATATAATGTTTTCTATTCAGCACCACTGGATTTAGACTTTCTTATGTTGGAAACATTCCCTGATGCCTATAAAAAAACAGTGCCTAGAGGCCCTAGTATCCCGAGTCGTGCTGATGACCTTCAGAATTACAACAAAAAAATAAAAGGTGGCATTATTGCTGCATTAAAAAATGAAAAATCAACTGGCTATACTTATACAGAAAAACAACATGAACTTATGGTTTGGTATAACACGTTGTTTCTCGGTAGAAGCAAGCCAAGTACCCATATTGAAGCTTTATTAAAAATAGATGATGATGACTTACTTATTTTTATGCCCGAAGTTTTTACCAAGCTTGTTGAGAGAGTAAAGGAATTACTTGAAAGGAATGTATAG
- a CDS encoding UvrD-helicase domain-containing protein — MSYISPENWSPADRFTLEPAAEIAVKAEMNNLILAGPGAGKTELLAQRACYLLQTNLCPSPQKILAISFKTDAAENLKKRVELRCGKELASRFESRTFDSFAKQLLDRFRLGIPEAYRPEKDYNIVFSQREVQDIVTSYIQERHPNRPNWQQEINFSILFRRLSEDRLPIYEDGEDIYTWILVRLWDILVHGREGLSSTLTFPMISKLGDYLLQHNLLIKKALQMTYSHVFLDEFQDTTYLQYELVKTTFLGTSSILTSVGDDKQRIMGWAGALSDSFEQFKRDFNAGQIELTQNHRSAPRLIEIQNVLAKIINENSTDASVSSSHSEQEGKCEVWNFQTHIDEAIFVASNIVKRIQHEDITPRDICIIVKQQEQVYARAVIEELGRQGVHARIEKEYQDLLAEECVQLIVDFFKLATMEKTHESWVRVSELLVYVHGYDLELDHQKILRMELDLNEHILQMRSVLNQVSNDAELCKQRIDEIVEGILSFIGNEKLFRLYPKYSKGSYFNKLTKDTAEKLSEAYLKHLNWINSIADFLGLFSVPIMTIHKSKGLEYDTVIFLGLEDDAFWTFRTQRLADMCAFFVALSRAKKQCFFTFSNSRETLRFGDIQVRSQSSNNISSLYQLLQEANVDVREFNNV, encoded by the coding sequence ATGTCATATATTAGTCCGGAAAACTGGAGTCCAGCAGATAGATTCACATTAGAACCGGCTGCAGAAATAGCGGTTAAAGCTGAGATGAATAATCTTATTTTGGCTGGTCCAGGTGCGGGGAAAACGGAGCTACTTGCACAACGCGCTTGTTATCTGCTGCAAACAAATTTATGTCCATCACCTCAGAAAATATTGGCGATTAGTTTTAAAACAGACGCTGCAGAAAACTTGAAAAAAAGGGTAGAGTTAAGGTGTGGTAAGGAACTTGCGTCGAGATTTGAATCAAGAACATTTGATTCATTTGCTAAGCAACTTCTAGACCGCTTTAGATTAGGAATCCCAGAAGCCTATCGACCAGAGAAAGATTACAACATAGTATTTTCTCAAAGAGAAGTACAAGATATTGTCACCAGCTATATACAAGAGCGACATCCTAATCGTCCTAATTGGCAACAGGAAATTAATTTTAGTATTTTATTTAGACGCTTGTCTGAGGATAGATTGCCTATTTATGAAGATGGGGAAGACATCTATACTTGGATTTTAGTAAGGCTCTGGGATATTCTGGTTCATGGAAGAGAAGGGCTTTCAAGCACATTAACGTTTCCCATGATATCAAAACTTGGAGATTATTTACTACAACATAATCTTTTAATTAAAAAGGCGCTTCAGATGACTTATAGTCATGTTTTTCTAGATGAATTCCAAGATACGACCTATCTCCAATATGAGTTAGTTAAGACGACCTTTTTAGGAACTTCTTCAATACTGACAAGTGTAGGGGACGATAAACAGCGAATCATGGGATGGGCTGGGGCACTCTCGGATTCTTTTGAACAGTTCAAACGTGACTTCAATGCAGGTCAAATTGAGCTGACTCAAAACCACAGGTCTGCACCCAGACTTATTGAAATTCAGAACGTTTTGGCAAAAATAATAAATGAAAATTCGACTGACGCTAGCGTTTCAAGTTCACACAGTGAGCAAGAAGGGAAATGTGAAGTTTGGAATTTCCAGACTCATATTGATGAAGCTATTTTTGTAGCTTCAAATATCGTAAAAAGAATTCAGCATGAGGATATAACTCCCCGAGACATTTGTATAATTGTAAAGCAACAAGAACAAGTATATGCAAGAGCAGTAATTGAAGAACTTGGACGACAAGGAGTTCACGCTAGAATTGAAAAGGAATACCAAGATTTGCTTGCGGAAGAGTGTGTGCAACTAATCGTTGATTTTTTTAAACTGGCAACAATGGAAAAAACTCATGAGTCATGGGTACGGGTATCAGAATTGTTAGTTTATGTGCATGGGTATGATCTGGAACTGGACCATCAAAAAATACTAAGGATGGAATTAGATCTTAATGAACACATTTTACAAATGAGAAGTGTTTTAAATCAAGTATCTAACGATGCGGAACTTTGTAAGCAACGAATTGATGAAATTGTTGAGGGGATTTTATCTTTTATAGGAAATGAAAAGCTATTTCGACTATATCCCAAATACTCGAAAGGATCATATTTCAATAAGTTAACCAAAGATACTGCTGAAAAATTAAGCGAGGCATACTTAAAACATTTAAATTGGATTAATAGCATAGCTGATTTTTTAGGGCTATTTAGTGTGCCTATTATGACAATTCATAAGAGTAAAGGGTTGGAGTATGATACAGTCATATTCTTAGGGCTAGAAGATGATGCATTCTGGACTTTTAGAACACAGAGACTCGCTGACATGTGTGCTTTCTTTGTTGCACTATCAAGGGCTAAGAAACAATGTTTCTTTACTTTTAGCAATTCAAGAGAAACATTACGTTTTGGGGACATCCAAGTAAGATCCCAGTCCAGTAATAATATTTCATCTCTATATCAGTTATTGCAAGAGGCTAATGTTGATGTTAGAGAATTTAATAATGTTTAA
- a CDS encoding abortive infection family protein — MKKTAPLTDAIIIAVSKLIDDAQADVKREPSHYDLDMLLKKVGLAHADPRTQGQQVGKSKRIRIALNWAIEKDFNSGERLVGFLISNIRGYGGFRSESKNYCGKEPIDNLIDVFKNEGYLLTLDGELKPILLDNINEKDMTEALFAYAQRARKGAEDAALLLGTGKDLLEAVSKHVLTVKSINYQTNSFPFILAQAFIALGMVTSQHTAQPNEAITAKYERALYDLGCAINNMRNKEGTGHGRPFMPTITQAEAYSAIQSIGIISDYMIRKLKQEV, encoded by the coding sequence TTGAAAAAGACAGCACCATTAACAGATGCAATTATCATTGCAGTGTCTAAACTAATTGATGATGCCCAAGCAGACGTTAAACGTGAGCCGAGCCATTATGATCTTGATATGCTTTTAAAAAAAGTAGGTCTTGCTCATGCAGACCCAAGGACACAAGGCCAGCAAGTAGGGAAATCTAAACGTATCCGAATTGCACTCAATTGGGCAATTGAAAAAGATTTTAACTCCGGGGAACGGTTAGTTGGATTTTTAATAAGCAATATAAGGGGCTATGGTGGATTCAGGTCCGAATCAAAAAATTATTGTGGAAAAGAGCCAATAGACAATCTGATTGATGTATTCAAAAATGAGGGCTACTTGTTAACGCTGGATGGTGAGCTTAAACCGATACTACTGGATAACATAAACGAAAAAGATATGACGGAAGCTCTATTTGCATACGCTCAACGCGCACGGAAGGGAGCAGAGGATGCTGCACTATTACTAGGGACAGGAAAGGATTTATTGGAGGCTGTTTCTAAACATGTATTAACAGTAAAATCAATAAATTATCAAACCAATAGCTTTCCCTTCATTTTAGCTCAGGCATTTATTGCATTAGGAATGGTCACTTCTCAGCATACCGCCCAGCCCAATGAAGCTATAACAGCTAAATATGAACGTGCTCTATATGATCTTGGCTGTGCAATTAACAATATGAGAAATAAAGAAGGTACTGGACACGGTCGACCATTTATGCCCACGATAACACAAGCAGAAGCATATAGTGCTATTCAGTCAATTGGAATTATCTCAGATTACATGATAAGAAAATTGAAACAGGAAGTATAA